From Brassica oleracea var. oleracea cultivar TO1000 chromosome C3, BOL, whole genome shotgun sequence, a single genomic window includes:
- the LOC106328896 gene encoding uncharacterized protein LOC106328896 — MANSLGFFSSPPPPTFCLLQSPINSVKPTHFFPIGDKKLAQKKEVFQTSKSKSFEIQATNGTQATKSSSIVYQNCEGNGGGVNLTDHFNGQFKAGPASVAFAEVKRRFCVENAMELVSLVVS; from the exons ATGGCGAATTCACTCGGCTTCTTCTCTTCTCCTCCTCCTCCTACCTTTTGCCTCCTTCAATCTCCCATCAACAGTGTTAAACCTACTCACTTCTTCCCCATTGGTGATAAGAAGTTGGCTCAGAAGAAAGAAGTATTTCAGACTTCCAAATCCAAAAGTTTTGAGATTCAG GCCACAAACGGTACTCAGGCTACTAAATCGAGCAGCATTGTTTATCAAAACTGTGAAGGGAATG GAGGTGGTGTGAACTTGACTGATCATTTTAATGGGCAGTTTAAAGCTGGACCAGCCTCTGTTGCCTTTGCAG AGGTAAAAAGGAGGTTTTGTGTGGAGAATGCAATGGAGCTGGTTTCATTGGTGGTTTCTTAA
- the LOC106328895 gene encoding transcription factor bHLH47: protein MGSKTPSTSTHEANASVDERSRKGKVPKRINKAVRERLKREHLNELFIELADSLELNQQNSGKASVLCEATRFLKDVFGEIESLRKEHTSLLSESNYVTTEKNELKEETSVLESEISRLQSEIEAKVNQSKPDLNTSPAPEYHHHHHYQQHAELASQFSGLPIFQGAAGYQQSSAATPPGATVLVLPMQPDLQTQAPLMYNSSNVSKPCPRYANAADSSWPSRLLGERLKANE, encoded by the exons ATGGGATCAAAAACTCCTTCCACATCGACTCATGAAGCCAATGCTTCTGTAGATGAAAG GTCTAGAAAAGGTAAAGTACCGAAAAGGATTAACAAGGCTGTTAGGGAGAGGCTTAAGCGCGAGCATTTGAATGAGCTTTTCATCGAATTAGCTGATTCGCTTG AGCTGAATCAGCAGAACAGTGGAAAAGCTTCGGTACTGTGTGAAGCTACTCGATTCTTGAAGGACGTGTTTGGTGAGATTGAGTCCCTTAGAAAGGAGCACACTTCTCTCCTCTCTGAATCTAACTAC GTAACGACAGAGAAGAATGAGCTCAAGGAAGAAACATCAGTGCTCGAGAGCGAGATCTCTAGACTACAATCCGAGATAGAAGCAAAAGTGAATCAGTCCAAACCAGACTTGAACACCTCTCCTGCGCCTGAGTACCATCATCATCATCACTATCAACAACATGCCGAGCTTGCATCCCAGTTTTCAGGACTTCCCATTTTCCAAGGCGCGGCGGGCTATCAACAATCTTCTGCTGCGACTCCTCCTGGTGCTACAGTTCTTGTTCTTCCGATGCAACCTGATCTCCAGACACAAGCGCCTCTGATGTATAATAGCTCAAATGTGAGTAAGCCGTGTCCAAGATATGCTAACGCGGCTGACTCGTCGTGGCCTTCTCGGCTACTTGGAGAGCGTCTAAAAGCTAATGAATGA